The genomic DNA GGATCTGAACAACCTGAACTACACGTGCTTGAACCTCATGAATGCTGCGAAATGGAAACGTAGATGCAGTCAAAGCTGCGAACTGAGCTGAACAGCTCACGATCTAAAGCCGAGCCTGACGTATGACTGATCCCAGAATATCAACAGGATGATCAAGTAAGACAGCACTTCTCTAGGCGAAAATACACTTTCTTGAAAATAGCAGAAATGTTTGCACTGATCCCAACCGGCCGCAGAAGAGTAAGAATGCTGCTCCAGGCAAAAATATACTTACATACGGCCATTTTTCACAAGTGTCGCACTTACCAAAAAGATATCTAACAAACTcaagacaaaaaaaaggaaCTCTGCTTCAGACAAGGGGGAAGTGGGAAAAAATAGGTTACTACAGTACTACACCATCGTGTGATGTGCCAGCTAACACTTTCAGCCACATCTTGGCATTGTACAAAAGCTACACGGGAGATTGATCCCTATGACAACCGAATTGAAGCTATCACTTTCTAAACAAGCCCAAGTGTGCAGGTATCGTCTTTGGACTTTGGCCACTCACCACTGTTACACTGTTCCTCTTTTCCGGTCAGTGTGGTATCTATCACAGCCATCAACAACACAACCAAGCTGCTCCCACATTCAGACATAAGAAGTCATGCGCACCTGCATCATGTTCGAGTGCGGGATGCTCATCAACATGATTGCCCGGCGGCAGTTGTTCCTCAGGAACGCGAAGAAATAGTTTATCATCAGCTTCTTGAAGAACCATGAGTCCTTCCTGGCCTTGATGATGGGGTTGTCGATGAGGTACACGGCACCAGACTGCTTTGACTGCTTGATGAACGCCAGCTCCAGTTCGAGGTTCTGTGCATAATCCAGTACAGGATCGACATGAGGTGTCGAGCAGCTGGTTTCAGGAATGACTTGTGTTGAAGGCACATAGTCTGCCATAAGAGGGACATCGAGGGAGTAGAGGCTGCCGTTTGGCGCTGTGATGATCTTCATAGGGGTGGGAGGCTCTTCGTCGGAGTCAACATCGTCTTCACTTTGTAGGGATAGCTCTACTGCCTCCCTTTGTATGAATTTTTCAAGGCCTTCTATCAGGAGACGCTCAAACACACTGTGGTGCTCCTGCTTCTTGTCTTTGTACCCGTATCTGTGCACACACAAGTTAGTGTTAGGTGACATTTTGCAGTTGATTCATGCTGAAGCTGAACAACTCCTACAGCAGTTCATAACTGGATGGTCAATTTACCAACAGTGCATGCAATTAACAACAATCTAGCATGGTTTAGACATAAGCTTACCTGGCTATACAGCGGAACATGTGATAGCTCCTTGAGCATACACGTTGGAAAAGAAACCTTTCACTTTGGGGAACCGCAGGAACCGGCACATTCCTGATACAGACAAACACTATAATAGAGTGTATCGCAGGAAGGGAGGTCAGAAAATGACCGAAAATTGCAGGAACTCCTTTCACAATATCACTGCAGACTAAGCCTAGTCCAGGAGCTCTGATGGTACCAAGGTTGGGCCCCAACTTTCTCATTAAATCCTTTGAAAGCTTCTGCTTGACTTCACTGTCATACTTTAGTTTACTCCCATAGTTCCATATAAACATAATCAGGAGTAGAACAGATGCAAAGATCAGGAATGCCCAACCTCCATCTCCAACACTACTCAGAGCTGACGAGAAGAAAATCAGCTCCAAGAAGAGGAATGTGATAAAAAACAACAGAACCTTAGTAATATTGGACTCCCATATTAGAAGCATTATGATTGTAACATAAACCGTGGCCATTATCATCACACCAAGCTCTGCTATAGCTGTTCAAGATGGAACTGTGTCAGAGCAACAGAAACTAAGCATATTTAATATCGGCGAAAATAAAACTACTTGCATAAAAAACATATTCAATAGATTATTATTACCATATGCATTGCCAACATCATATACGCTTCTGAACAAAACAATGAAGCCCAAGCAGGAAACCAGCAGGAACCAGTTTACAACAGGAATGTAGATTTTAGCCATAAATTTTCGAGATGTATGAACAATTTTCAGCCGAGGAAAACAACCAAGTGCTATAGACTGCTTTAGGCACTGGAATATAGCAACAGTCATTGTCCTACTGGCAATCAGTGCAGCCAAATTCGCCAATAAGAAAACAGGCCAGAAAACTCCACCTGTAATAGAAGACGGCATAATAAGTCAAAACTACATAACTCCTCCGGATTGGTTAAAGAAAAAAGTAAATCTCTGGAATATGTGATACAGGCCAACTGAAAGCAGAATACCAAATTGATCTAACCAGTGAATATTTACATAACATGTGGAAGAAGTATTATTGGAATGTATTCATAAGAAAATGGCAGCTAAGCTAAATGGTCAGCAACATTCAACTTACTTGGAATAGATGAAAAGAAGACCTGCTCAGATGACTTTGGATTGGCAATGAGAAAAGCAGCTTGTCCTAGATACGCCAAGACAAGGCAAGGAAGAACAAGAAGCACAAACATATACTGCAAAGTAAAATAAAACCTTATAAGTACATATGGAGCACATAGGAAGGAGCATGAGAAACGTTAGCTGTGGTAGCATATAGGAAGGAGAAAATGAATTTGTGGCTCTCATAGGCTTGCAGATAATACCTGAACATATCTTACGGGAAAGTAACAAAGATTCGAAAAGATGGCCTCAGATCCTGCAATGTAGATTGGATAAGCTTAAAAGGAGTCTCTTGGAAATTTGGAATGAAAAAATAAACGTTTTAACTTGTATATTTAAGACAAAGTTCTGAACTAATGCAGTATATTACAAAAGGGAACAGAACCAATGTAGTAGTATTACAAATGGGAATCTTagttcattttaaaaaaatcagtaGTAAAGTTATCCAGCAAAGTGAACAAGACAAACCAAAAAAAAGTTGGGCATTCGGCTGATTATAGATCAACAAGCTATGATCATTACCTGTTGCACATAAAAGACACCCACCAAGGGACAGCCAAGCCTGAAAAGGATTCCTCCCAAAATAATAAATGATGTAGAGAGGATTAAATGCTTTAAAAGCTGTTGGTCCGTATAGACTCAGATTGTATATGCCAATTCCTCCAAGACAAcaaaaccatacaagtaaagaagGACCAAGTGCAAACCCCACTTTGCTAGTGGCATACCTCTGTAAACTAAACAATATTA from Setaria italica strain Yugu1 chromosome VII, Setaria_italica_v2.0, whole genome shotgun sequence includes the following:
- the LOC101767391 gene encoding probable potassium transporter 15 isoform X2, with translation MFLALQTLAVVFGDIGIGPLYTFDVMFNKYPIHGEEDVLGALSLVLYTLILMPLVKYVLVVLWANDDGEGGIFALYSLICRNAKVSLIPNQVHSEKRMSSFRLKLPTAELERSIKVKEKLESSLLLKKLLLGLVLFGTSMFISNGVITPAMSVLSAVSGLKVGIRNASQDVVVMISVALLVILFSLQRYATSKVGFALGPSLLVWFCCLGGIGIYNLSLYGPTAFKAFNPLYIIYYFGRNPFQAWLSLGGCLLCATGSEAIFSNLCYFPVRYVQYMFVLLVLPCLVLAYLGQAAFLIANPKSSEQVFFSSIPSGVFWPVFLLANLAALIASRTMTVAIFQCLKQSIALGCFPRLKIVHTSRKFMAKIYIPVVNWFLLVSCLGFIVLFRSVYDVGNAYAIAELGVMIMATVYVTIIMLLIWESNITKVLLFFITFLFLELIFFSSALSSVGDGGWAFLIFASVLLLIMFIWNYGSKLKYDSEVKQKLSKDLMRKLGPNLGTIRAPGLGLVCSDIVKGVPAIFGHFLTSLPAIHSIIVFVCIRNVPVPAVPQSERFLFQRVCSRSYHMFRCIARYGYKDKKQEHHSVFERLLIEGLEKFIQREAVELSLQSEDDVDSDEEPPTPMKIITAPNGSLYSLDVPLMADYVPSTQVIPETSCSTPHVDPVLDYAQNLELELAFIKQSKQSGAVYLIDNPIIKARKDSWFFKKLMINYFFAFLRNNCRRAIMLMSIPHSNMMQVRMTSYV
- the LOC101767391 gene encoding probable potassium transporter 15 isoform X1, which translates into the protein MASSADSSAAGGMRKAPSLEWRWVSTEEDDDEDRGRGAAAVGVVGRGGSFESEDDEDGDDEDEEEKEEGKKRLIRTVPSVDWFDVEGNEVSAGQQLGDTEEFDFGRTMFLALQTLAVVFGDIGIGPLYTFDVMFNKYPIHGEEDVLGALSLVLYTLILMPLVKYVLVVLWANDDGEGGIFALYSLICRNAKVSLIPNQVHSEKRMSSFRLKLPTAELERSIKVKEKLESSLLLKKLLLGLVLFGTSMFISNGVITPAMSVLSAVSGLKVGIRNASQDVVVMISVALLVILFSLQRYATSKVGFALGPSLLVWFCCLGGIGIYNLSLYGPTAFKAFNPLYIIYYFGRNPFQAWLSLGGCLLCATGSEAIFSNLCYFPVRYVQYMFVLLVLPCLVLAYLGQAAFLIANPKSSEQVFFSSIPSGVFWPVFLLANLAALIASRTMTVAIFQCLKQSIALGCFPRLKIVHTSRKFMAKIYIPVVNWFLLVSCLGFIVLFRSVYDVGNAYAIAELGVMIMATVYVTIIMLLIWESNITKVLLFFITFLFLELIFFSSALSSVGDGGWAFLIFASVLLLIMFIWNYGSKLKYDSEVKQKLSKDLMRKLGPNLGTIRAPGLGLVCSDIVKGVPAIFGHFLTSLPAIHSIIVFVCIRNVPVPAVPQSERFLFQRVCSRSYHMFRCIARYGYKDKKQEHHSVFERLLIEGLEKFIQREAVELSLQSEDDVDSDEEPPTPMKIITAPNGSLYSLDVPLMADYVPSTQVIPETSCSTPHVDPVLDYAQNLELELAFIKQSKQSGAVYLIDNPIIKARKDSWFFKKLMINYFFAFLRNNCRRAIMLMSIPHSNMMQVRMTSYV